One window of Branchiostoma lanceolatum isolate klBraLanc5 chromosome 8, klBraLanc5.hap2, whole genome shotgun sequence genomic DNA carries:
- the LOC136439849 gene encoding diacylglycerol kinase epsilon-like — protein sequence MFLIPELSSEPFQIFLWIAYIFTVTVVVTVLRSRRKLDLPVRDVTKGHRWYQVEIFPRPTFCSVCEEHIMEGAHCDSCGICTDEDCVHAADKLFPCKRLSLPGRTSMDHVWARGNLPLCSVCFVCGVQCGMNPTLCDRRCIWCQRTVHDCCAVEDKRCDFGHYRSMIIPPYSVGLQLVGIRGRRHLSVSKLYPPVRISNWSPLIVFANPSSGNNMGEHLLREFREVLNPIQVIDLHSLSPTAGLELFRLLPTYKCRLLVCGGDGTVGWVLGALDRVKLQNQPLIGVLPLGTGNDLARVQGWGEGFVGEKSLDEILTDIAHAEVTPFDRWTVSIIHQRHFGIRRPAKVLAMNNYFSMGCDALVALNFHRQRQTRPELFTSRLFNKFWYFSYGAIDVLEQACVDLHKRVKLELDGRTVNLPELEGIVVLNISSWAGGFNLWSGTGEEDVPPASFNDGILEVVGLHSSFHMGQVRIAMADPIRLGQARVVKLTLQKGTKMPVQVDGEPWEQGSATVTISLRNRVNMLKKSEHHD from the exons ATGTTTCTTATCCCTGAGTTGAGCTCGGAGCCGTTCCAGATTTTCCTGTGGATCGCCTACATCTTCACGGTGACGGTGGTGGTGACCGTGTTGCGTTCCCGCCGAAAGCTGGACCTGCCCGTCAGAGATGTCACCAAGGGACACCGCTGGTACCAGGTGGAGATCTTTCCCCGGCCGACATTTTGCAG TGTGTGTGAAGAGCACATCATGGAGGGAGCTCACTGCGACTCCTGCGGTATCTGTACCGATGAGGACTGCGTTCACGCCGCCGACAAACTCTTCCCCTGTAAACGTCTGAGCCTCCCTGGACGAACCAGTATGGACCATGTGTGGGCGCGGGGAAACCTGCCGCTGTGCAGCGTGTGTTTCGTCTGCGGCGTGCAGTGTGGAATGAACCCAACCCTGTGTGATCGTCGATGTATCTGGTGTCAGAGGACAGTACACGACTGTTGCG CTGTTGAAGACAAGAGATGTGACTTTGGGCACTACCGAAGCATGATCATCCCTCCGTACAGCGTGGGTCTTCAGCTAGTGGGGATACGTGGCCGTCGCCACCTCAGCGTCTCCAAGCTCTACCCGCCCGTCAGGATCTCCAACTGGAGTCCGCTTATCGTGTTCGCCAACCCCAGCAGCGGAAACAACATGGGGGAGCATCTACTACGAGAGTTTAGGGAGGTCCTGAACCCTATTCAG GTTATAGATCTGCACTCGCTGAGTCCCACTGCGGGACTGGAACTGTTTCGCCTCCTACCAACCTACAAGTGCCGTCTGCTGGTGTGTGGAGGGGATGGGACGGTGGGGTGGGTCCTGGGGGCGCTGGACAGGGTCAAACtacag AACCAGCCACTGATAGGAGTTCTTCCCCTGGGTACGGGGAACGATCTGGCCAGGGTCCAGGGGTGGGGAGAGGGGTTTGTCGGAGAGAAATCCTTAGACGAAATTTTGACAGACATCGCACATGCAGAGGTGACACCATTTGACAG ATGGACAGTCAGTATCATTCACCAGAGACATTTTGgtataagaagaccagctaAG GTACTTGCCATGAATAACTACTTCTCCATGGGTTGTGATGCGCTAGTGGCACTCAACTTCCACCGGCAGCGTCAGACCAGACCTGAACTCTTCACAAGCAGACTATTCAACAAG TTTTGGTACTTCAGCTATGGAGCCATCGATGTACTCGAGCAGGCCTGTGTGGATCTACATAAGAGGGTCAAG CTTGAACTTGATGGTCGGACAGTGAACCTGCCGGAGTTGGAGGGGATCGTGGTGTTGAACATCAGTTCATGGGCGGGGGGGTTCAACCTGTGGAGCGGGACAGGTGAGGAGGATGTTCCACCTGCCAG TTTCAATGATGGAATCCTGGAGGTGGTTGGTCTCCACTCGTCCTTCCACATGGGTCAGGTCAGGATAGCCATGGCTGACCCCATCAGGCTGGGACAGGCTAGGGTCGTCAAG CTGACTCTCCAGAAAGGGACCAAGATGCCTGTGCAGGTTGATGGGGAACCCTGGGAGCAGGGCTCTGCTACAGTCACCATATCCCTCAGGAACAGGGTGAACATGCTCAAGAAGTCAGAGCATCACGATTAG